The Streptomyces kanamyceticus genome window below encodes:
- a CDS encoding SIS domain-containing protein, with protein MCREMAEQPEVLRRILDTGAPEIQETARLVAEKKPRFVLLSARGTSDHAALYAKYLLEVRLGLPCGLTSMSTITAYGAKPDLRDVLVVTVSQSGGSPDLVASAQAAREAGAITLAVTNNPDSPLAAVCEHHIDILAGPERALPATKTYTAALLALHLFVEGLAGPGGDTGAALLPDLAAQLLDRQGEVKVLAARYRFAERMVITSRGYGYPTAKEAALKLMETSYIPALAYSGADLLHGPLAMVDNISPVIAVVPDGRGGEALQPVLDRLRGRGADLVVIGPKAQVEQASAGFVLPTDDVPEELQPILEIIPLQLLAYEVTIARGQDPDAPRALAKVTETR; from the coding sequence ATGTGCCGGGAGATGGCCGAGCAGCCCGAGGTGCTGCGCCGCATCCTCGACACGGGCGCCCCCGAGATCCAGGAGACCGCGCGGCTCGTCGCCGAGAAGAAGCCCCGCTTCGTCCTGCTCTCCGCCCGTGGAACCTCCGACCACGCCGCGCTCTACGCGAAGTACCTCCTCGAAGTGCGTCTCGGTCTGCCCTGCGGCCTCACCTCGATGTCCACCATCACGGCCTACGGGGCCAAGCCCGACCTGCGGGACGTCCTGGTCGTCACCGTGAGTCAGTCCGGTGGCTCGCCCGACCTGGTGGCCTCCGCCCAGGCCGCGCGCGAGGCCGGTGCGATCACCCTCGCGGTGACCAACAATCCGGATTCACCCCTGGCCGCCGTCTGCGAACACCACATCGACATCCTCGCGGGACCGGAGAGGGCGCTCCCCGCGACGAAGACGTACACCGCCGCTCTGCTCGCCCTCCACCTCTTCGTCGAAGGGCTCGCCGGGCCCGGCGGCGACACCGGCGCCGCGCTGCTGCCGGACCTCGCGGCCCAACTCCTCGACAGGCAGGGCGAGGTCAAGGTCCTGGCCGCCCGCTACCGCTTCGCGGAGCGCATGGTGATCACCTCCCGTGGTTACGGCTATCCGACCGCCAAGGAAGCGGCCCTGAAACTGATGGAGACCAGCTACATCCCGGCGCTCGCCTACTCCGGCGCCGATCTGCTGCACGGCCCGCTCGCGATGGTCGACAACATCTCGCCCGTCATCGCGGTCGTGCCGGACGGCCGGGGTGGCGAGGCGCTCCAGCCCGTCCTTGACCGGCTGCGCGGCCGCGGCGCCGACCTGGTGGTCATCGGCCCGAAGGCACAGGTCGAGCAGGCGTCGGCCGGTTTCGTCCTGCCCACCGACGACGTACCCGAAGAGCTCCAGCCGATCCTGGAGATCATCCCCCTGCAACTGCTCGCCTACGAGGTGACCATCGCGCGCGGGCAGGACCC
- the nagB gene encoding glucosamine-6-phosphate deaminase, producing the protein MEVVIVPDAKAGGELIAEAMAALVRRKPDALLGVATGSTPLPIYEALAAKVAAGAVDASRARICQLDEYVGLPVGHPESYRSVVLREVVEPLGLSEASFMGPDGSAEDVQAACEAYDKALAEAGGVDLQLLGIGTDGHIGFNEPCSSIASRTRIKTLTEQTRVDNARFFDGDIEQVPHHVITQGIGTILEARHLVLLATGEGKADAVAATVEGPVASVVPASALQLHRHATVVVDEAAASKLKLADYFRHTFVNKPDWQGL; encoded by the coding sequence GTGGAAGTTGTCATCGTCCCGGACGCCAAGGCAGGCGGCGAGCTCATCGCGGAGGCCATGGCCGCCCTGGTGCGCCGCAAGCCTGACGCCCTGCTCGGTGTCGCCACCGGATCCACCCCGCTGCCCATCTACGAGGCGCTGGCCGCCAAGGTCGCCGCCGGTGCCGTGGACGCCTCGCGTGCGCGCATCTGCCAGCTCGACGAATACGTCGGGCTGCCGGTCGGGCACCCCGAGTCCTACCGTTCCGTGGTCCTGCGTGAGGTCGTCGAGCCGCTCGGGCTCAGCGAGGCTTCCTTCATGGGCCCCGACGGCAGCGCGGAGGACGTGCAGGCCGCCTGCGAGGCATACGACAAGGCGCTCGCCGAGGCCGGTGGCGTGGATCTCCAGTTGCTCGGCATCGGGACCGACGGGCACATCGGGTTCAACGAGCCGTGCTCGTCGATCGCGTCGCGGACGCGGATCAAGACGCTGACGGAGCAGACGCGGGTGGACAACGCGCGCTTCTTCGACGGCGACATCGAGCAGGTCCCGCACCACGTCATCACCCAGGGGATCGGCACGATCCTGGAGGCGCGGCACCTGGTGCTGCTCGCCACGGGTGAGGGCAAGGCGGACGCGGTGGCCGCGACGGTCGAGGGGCCCGTGGCCTCCGTCGTACCGGCGTCCGCGCTGCAGCTGCACCGGCACGCCACGGTCGTCGTGGACGAGGCCGCGGCCTCCAAGCTGAAGCTCGCCGACTACTTCCGGCACACCTTCGTCAACAAGCCCGACTGGCAGGGTCTGTAA
- a CDS encoding glycoside hydrolase family 3 protein, with translation MTTSTTHAGDTLTRNALTVLQPGFDGTTAVPDWVRHRIGEGLASVSLFGRNVRTAEQVAALTAQLKAERDDLLIAIDEESGDVTRLEVRTGSSYPGNHALGAVDDTDLTREVAADLGRRLAACGINFNWAPSADVNANPDNPVIGVRSFGSDPLVVARHTAAYVEGMQSAGVATSAKHFPGHGDTAVDSHHSVPLIDVGRDVLDSRDLAPFRAAIAAGTRAVMSGHVLAPALDPDNPGTLSRRILTDLLRGEFGYEGLIVTDGMDMHAIAGTYGFERGCVLAIAAGADAICTGGGPSDEGTVLRLRDAFVEAVRTGELPEERLADAAERVRALASWTSVSGAASRSGGAPDTEIGLVAARRALTVTRGETYAAPVTEAPYVATFSPLPNIAVGDETPWGVTAELTAAFPGTESGTFSGDGAGAKALAAAGGRRIVAVVRDAHRHAWMSDALKTLVSARPDTVVVEMGVPKSAPIGALHIATRGAARVCGTAAAEVVIGG, from the coding sequence ATGACGACTTCCACGACCCACGCCGGTGACACGCTCACCCGCAACGCCCTGACCGTTCTCCAGCCCGGCTTCGACGGCACCACCGCCGTGCCGGACTGGGTACGCCACCGGATCGGCGAAGGCCTCGCCTCCGTCAGTCTGTTCGGCCGCAACGTGCGCACCGCCGAGCAGGTCGCCGCCCTCACCGCGCAGCTGAAGGCCGAGCGCGACGACCTCCTGATCGCCATCGATGAGGAGAGCGGCGACGTCACCCGCCTCGAGGTGCGCACCGGCTCCTCCTACCCGGGCAACCACGCGCTCGGCGCCGTCGACGACACCGACCTCACCCGTGAGGTCGCCGCCGACCTCGGCCGCCGCCTGGCCGCCTGCGGCATCAACTTCAACTGGGCGCCGTCCGCGGACGTCAACGCCAACCCGGACAACCCGGTCATCGGCGTACGTTCCTTCGGATCCGATCCCCTCGTCGTCGCGCGGCACACCGCCGCCTACGTCGAGGGCATGCAGTCGGCCGGCGTCGCCACCTCCGCCAAGCACTTCCCGGGGCACGGCGACACCGCGGTCGACTCGCACCACTCGGTGCCGCTCATCGACGTCGGCAGGGACGTGCTCGACTCCCGTGACCTGGCGCCGTTCCGCGCCGCGATCGCCGCGGGCACCCGCGCCGTGATGAGCGGCCACGTCCTGGCCCCGGCCCTCGACCCCGACAACCCGGGGACGCTCTCCCGCCGCATCCTCACCGACCTGCTCCGCGGGGAGTTCGGCTACGAAGGCCTGATCGTCACCGACGGCATGGACATGCACGCGATCGCCGGGACGTACGGCTTCGAGCGCGGCTGCGTGCTCGCCATCGCCGCGGGCGCCGACGCGATCTGCACCGGCGGCGGCCCCTCGGACGAGGGGACCGTGCTGCGACTGCGGGACGCCTTCGTCGAGGCGGTACGCACCGGGGAACTCCCCGAGGAACGCCTCGCCGACGCGGCCGAGCGCGTACGGGCGCTGGCGAGCTGGACCTCGGTGTCGGGCGCGGCCAGTCGTTCGGGGGGCGCGCCCGACACCGAGATCGGTCTCGTCGCGGCCCGCCGCGCGCTGACGGTCACCCGCGGCGAGACCTACGCGGCCCCGGTCACCGAGGCCCCCTACGTCGCCACGTTCTCCCCGCTGCCGAACATCGCGGTCGGCGACGAGACCCCCTGGGGCGTCACCGCCGAGCTGACGGCCGCCTTCCCCGGCACGGAGTCGGGCACCTTCTCCGGGGACGGCGCGGGCGCGAAGGCGCTCGCGGCCGCGGGCGGGCGCCGCATCGTCGCGGTGGTCCGCGACGCCCACCGGCACGCCTGGATGTCCGACGCCCTGAAGACCCTCGTCTCGGCCCGCCCCGACACGGTCGTGGTGGAGATGGGCGTCCCCAAGTCCGCCCCGATCGGCGCCCTGCACATCGCCACGCGGGGTGCGGCACGGGTGTGCGGGACCGCGGCGGCGGAGGTCGTCATCGGCGGCTGA
- a CDS encoding carbohydrate ABC transporter permease — MKRSLMGRLWPNLVAVVIFIFCVFPVYWMFATAFKPTGDIIAEDPVWFPTNATFEHFKTAVDADHFWTMAGNSLIVTLLAVVFSLIIGVTAAFALARMRFKGRRGFIIGFMLAQMAPWEVMVIAIYIIVRDADMLNSLIPLTLFYMVMILPFTLLTLRGFVAAVPKELEESAMVDGCTRMQAFRRVILPLLAPGLMSTSLFGFITAWNEFPLVLVLNKEAESKTLPVWLSSFQTQFGDDWGATMAAASLFAVPILILFVFLQRRAVSGLTDGAVKG; from the coding sequence GTGAAGCGCTCGCTGATGGGCCGTCTGTGGCCCAACCTGGTCGCTGTCGTCATCTTCATCTTCTGCGTCTTCCCCGTGTACTGGATGTTCGCGACGGCCTTCAAGCCGACCGGCGACATCATCGCCGAGGACCCGGTCTGGTTCCCGACCAACGCCACCTTCGAACACTTCAAGACGGCGGTGGACGCCGACCACTTCTGGACGATGGCGGGCAACTCCCTCATCGTCACGCTGCTCGCGGTGGTCTTCTCGCTCATCATCGGTGTGACCGCGGCCTTCGCCCTCGCCCGGATGCGCTTCAAGGGGCGGCGCGGCTTCATCATCGGCTTCATGCTGGCGCAGATGGCGCCGTGGGAAGTCATGGTCATCGCGATCTACATCATCGTGCGCGACGCGGACATGCTGAACAGCCTGATCCCGCTGACCCTCTTCTACATGGTGATGATCCTGCCCTTCACCCTCCTCACGCTCCGCGGCTTCGTCGCCGCGGTGCCCAAGGAGCTGGAGGAGTCCGCCATGGTGGACGGCTGCACCCGCATGCAGGCCTTCCGCCGGGTGATCCTGCCGCTGCTCGCGCCCGGCCTGATGTCGACCTCGCTCTTCGGCTTCATCACCGCCTGGAACGAGTTCCCGCTGGTCCTCGTGCTCAACAAGGAAGCCGAGTCCAAGACCCTGCCGGTGTGGCTCTCCAGCTTCCAGACCCAATTCGGCGACGACTGGGGCGCCACCATGGCGGCCGCCTCGCTCTTCGCCGTCCCGATCCTGATCCTCTTCGTCTTCCTGCAGCGCAGGGCCGTGAGCGGCCTGACCGACGGCGCAGTGAAGGGATAA
- a CDS encoding carbohydrate ABC transporter permease, translating into MTVQKTERPPSGPTEVQTSDGGPRPGGPRRSAGRLTGVTPYLLLAPAIIVTLLLLGWPLVNNGILSFQNLNMRQFILHLTEWNGFDNYKEVLTGEDFWRVTGRSVAFTAVNVVLIMVLGTLVGLLLARLGRKMRTFLLVGLVLAWAMPVVAASTVYQWLFAQRFGVVNWVLAKIGFESMADHDWLATQASTFFVVLLLIVWMSIPFVAINLYAATTTIPKELYEAASLDGAGAWKQFTQVTMPYLRPFLYATTFLEIIWVFKAFVQVFTINEGGPDRLTEILPVYAYIEGMGNQHFGMGAAIALLTIVILLAITSFYLRIVLKQEEDEL; encoded by the coding sequence ATGACCGTGCAGAAGACCGAACGGCCGCCCTCCGGCCCGACGGAGGTGCAGACATCGGACGGCGGGCCACGACCAGGGGGCCCGCGCAGATCCGCCGGACGTCTCACCGGCGTCACGCCCTATCTGCTTCTTGCCCCCGCGATCATCGTCACCCTGCTGTTGCTGGGCTGGCCGCTGGTCAACAACGGGATCCTGTCGTTCCAGAACCTCAACATGCGGCAGTTCATCCTGCACTTGACCGAGTGGAACGGATTCGACAACTACAAGGAGGTCCTCACCGGCGAGGACTTCTGGCGGGTCACCGGGCGCTCGGTCGCCTTCACCGCCGTCAACGTCGTGCTGATCATGGTCCTCGGCACGCTCGTGGGACTCCTGCTCGCGCGCCTCGGCCGGAAGATGCGCACCTTCCTCCTGGTCGGCCTCGTGCTCGCCTGGGCGATGCCCGTCGTCGCGGCGAGCACCGTCTACCAGTGGCTGTTCGCGCAGCGCTTCGGCGTCGTCAACTGGGTGCTCGCCAAGATCGGCTTCGAGTCGATGGCCGACCACGACTGGCTGGCCACGCAGGCCTCGACCTTCTTCGTCGTCCTGCTGCTGATCGTCTGGATGTCCATCCCCTTCGTGGCGATCAACCTGTACGCCGCCACGACGACCATTCCCAAGGAGCTGTACGAGGCCGCGTCCCTCGACGGCGCGGGGGCCTGGAAGCAGTTCACCCAGGTCACGATGCCGTACCTGCGGCCCTTCCTCTACGCCACGACGTTCCTGGAGATCATCTGGGTCTTCAAGGCGTTCGTCCAGGTCTTCACGATCAACGAGGGCGGCCCCGACCGGCTCACCGAGATCCTGCCCGTCTACGCCTACATCGAGGGCATGGGCAACCAGCACTTCGGCATGGGCGCGGCGATCGCGCTGCTCACCATCGTCATCCTGCTGGCCATCACCTCGTTCTACCTGCGGATCGTGCTCAAGCAAGAGGAGGACGAGCTGTGA
- a CDS encoding extracellular solute-binding protein, with amino-acid sequence MKRKLIAAIGVAGMLVSVAACGGSDDDSKAGGADGYKGETLTLWAMDGSTPDKWQKDVTAAFEKKTGAKLKFEVQQWNGIQQKLTTALSEENPPDVFEIGNTQTAAYAKTGGLAELDDLKKSIGADWTESMNKASVIDGKQYAAPWFVLNRVVVYNKKIWADAGIKELPKTRAEFLKDLKQIGEKTDAEPIYLPGQNWYHFVGLTIGEGAELVKKDGDKYVSNLDDPKVVKAMNTYKEFADLSKAPKNKDEATPQQAEVFAKGKTGAFIGMSWEAPTAIKANPKIEKDIGFFTIPGATADKPEGVFLGGSNLAIAATSKKQDLAKEFLKIALSDKFEGQFAKEGGTIPNKKALESNLKGNPAAEAAAPATSGGGTTPLIPEWGAVENPPNPIKNYMTAVLNGKSPAAAAKQVEGELNKRLAQKQ; translated from the coding sequence GTGAAGCGCAAGCTCATAGCGGCCATCGGTGTCGCGGGCATGTTGGTCTCGGTCGCGGCCTGTGGCGGTAGCGACGACGACAGTAAGGCCGGGGGCGCCGACGGCTACAAGGGCGAGACGCTGACGCTCTGGGCGATGGACGGCTCGACGCCGGACAAGTGGCAGAAGGACGTCACGGCGGCCTTCGAGAAGAAGACCGGCGCCAAGCTGAAGTTCGAAGTCCAGCAGTGGAACGGCATCCAGCAGAAGCTGACCACCGCCCTCTCCGAGGAGAACCCGCCGGACGTCTTCGAGATCGGCAACACCCAGACCGCCGCGTACGCCAAGACCGGTGGCCTCGCCGAGCTCGACGACCTCAAGAAGTCGATCGGCGCCGACTGGACCGAGTCGATGAACAAGGCCTCGGTCATCGACGGCAAGCAGTACGCCGCCCCGTGGTTCGTCCTCAACCGCGTCGTGGTCTACAACAAGAAGATCTGGGCCGACGCCGGCATCAAGGAGCTTCCCAAGACCCGCGCCGAGTTCCTCAAGGACCTCAAGCAGATCGGCGAGAAGACCGACGCCGAGCCGATCTACCTGCCCGGCCAGAACTGGTACCACTTCGTCGGCCTGACCATCGGCGAGGGCGCCGAGCTCGTCAAGAAGGACGGCGACAAGTACGTCTCCAACCTGGACGACCCGAAGGTCGTCAAGGCCATGAACACGTACAAGGAGTTCGCGGACCTCTCCAAGGCGCCGAAGAACAAGGACGAGGCCACCCCGCAGCAGGCCGAGGTCTTCGCCAAGGGCAAGACCGGCGCCTTCATCGGCATGAGCTGGGAAGCCCCCACCGCCATCAAGGCCAACCCGAAGATCGAGAAGGACATCGGCTTCTTCACGATCCCCGGCGCCACGGCCGACAAGCCCGAGGGTGTCTTCCTCGGCGGCTCCAACCTCGCCATCGCCGCGACCAGCAAGAAGCAGGACCTCGCCAAGGAGTTCCTGAAGATCGCGCTGTCCGACAAGTTCGAGGGTCAGTTCGCCAAGGAAGGCGGCACGATCCCGAACAAGAAGGCGCTGGAGTCCAACCTCAAGGGCAACCCGGCCGCCGAGGCCGCGGCCCCCGCCACCTCCGGCGGCGGCACCACCCCGCTGATCCCGGAGTGGGGCGCGGTCGAGAACCCGCCGAACCCGATCAAGAACTACATGACCGCGGTGCTCAACGGTAAGTCGCCTGCCGCCGCCGCCAAGCAGGTCGAGGGCGAGCTCAACAAGCGCCTGGCGCAGAAGCAGTAA
- a CDS encoding GntR family transcriptional regulator codes for MGTETGGTGTDVGAPSEGATVGRTARVPKYYRLKRHLLDMTETLPPGTPVPPERTLAAEFDTSRTTVRQALQELVVEGRLERIQGKGTFVAKPKVSQALQLTSYTEDMRAQGLEPTSQLLDIGYITADDTLAGLLDISAGGRVLRIERLRLANGEAMAIETTHLSAKRFPALRRSLVKYTSLYTALAEVYDVHLAEAEETIETSLATPREAGLLGTDVGLPMLLLSRHSLDGSGQPVEWVRSVYRGDRYKFVARLKRPTD; via the coding sequence ATGGGCACCGAGACGGGTGGCACGGGGACCGATGTGGGCGCGCCCTCGGAGGGTGCGACAGTCGGCCGTACCGCACGCGTTCCCAAGTACTACCGCCTCAAGCGTCACTTGCTCGACATGACCGAAACGCTGCCCCCCGGCACCCCCGTCCCCCCGGAGCGTACGCTCGCCGCCGAGTTCGACACCTCTCGTACGACGGTGCGCCAGGCCCTCCAGGAGCTGGTCGTCGAGGGCCGCCTGGAGCGCATCCAGGGCAAGGGCACCTTCGTCGCCAAGCCGAAGGTCTCGCAGGCCCTCCAACTCACCTCGTACACCGAGGACATGCGGGCCCAGGGCCTGGAGCCGACCTCGCAGCTCCTGGACATCGGCTACATCACCGCGGACGACACCCTCGCGGGCCTGCTCGACATCAGCGCGGGCGGCCGGGTGCTCAGGATCGAGCGGCTGCGCCTGGCCAACGGCGAGGCGATGGCGATCGAGACGACCCATCTGTCCGCCAAGCGCTTCCCCGCACTGCGCCGCTCCCTGGTCAAGTACACCTCGCTCTACACCGCGCTCGCCGAGGTGTACGACGTGCACCTCGCGGAGGCCGAGGAGACCATCGAGACCTCGCTCGCCACCCCGCGCGAGGCGGGTCTGCTCGGCACCGACGTCGGCCTGCCGATGCTGCTCCTGTCCCGGCACTCCCTCGACGGCTCGGGGCAGCCGGTGGAGTGGGTGCGCTCGGTCTACCGCGGCGACCGGTACAAGTTCGTGGCCCGCCTCAAGCGCCCCACGGACTGA
- a CDS encoding carbon starvation CstA family protein codes for MRRATPRSIVIWSLVALIGAAGWAVLALARDEEVSAAWMVAAALGTYAIAYRFYSKFIAYKVLKVDKSRATPAERLDNGIDFHPTDRRVLLGHHFAAIAGAGPLVGPVLAAQMGYLPGTIWIIVGVIFAGAVQDMVVLFFSTRRDGKSLGQMAREEIGPFGGAAALLATFAIMIILLGVLALVIVNALAESPWGTFSIAMTIPIALLMGFYLRVLRPGRVSEVSLIGIALLLLALVSGRWVAESSLADTFTLAPSTLVIWLVAYGFIASILPVWMLLAPRDYLSTFMKIGTIVLLALGVVITLPTLKMDPVTDFASRGDGPVFAGSLFPFVFITIACGALSGFHALISSGTTPKMIQKETQVRMIGYGSMLMESAVAIMALVAASIIDPGLYFAMNAPAGVIGDTVQEASKAVAGFGYSISPADLAQAAKNVEESSLLSRTGGAPTLAIGVSEIFSKVTGGSMRAFWYHFAIMFEALFILTALDAGTRVGRFMLQDMLGNVYKPFRNVSWRPGLVLTSAAVTGLWGYFLWVGVHEPLGGINQLFPIFGIANQLLAAVALAVCTTLLVKSGRLKWAWITGIPLVWDATVTLTASWQKVFSSDPRVGFFQQRSNYQDAIDAGKVLPPAKTMDDMHTVVTNSTVDGVLSAALALLIVIVIADAARICVKHIRDPAASRLSEAPYVESKLTAPAGLIATREEKRELIP; via the coding sequence GTGCGCAGAGCAACTCCTCGATCCATCGTCATCTGGTCCCTCGTCGCGCTGATCGGCGCCGCGGGCTGGGCCGTCCTGGCACTCGCCCGCGACGAGGAGGTGTCGGCCGCCTGGATGGTGGCCGCGGCCCTCGGCACGTACGCCATCGCGTACCGCTTCTACTCCAAGTTCATCGCGTACAAGGTCCTCAAGGTCGACAAGTCGCGGGCGACGCCCGCCGAGCGGCTCGACAACGGCATCGACTTCCACCCGACCGACCGCCGGGTGCTCCTCGGTCACCACTTCGCCGCGATCGCGGGCGCGGGACCGCTGGTGGGGCCCGTGCTCGCCGCGCAGATGGGGTACCTGCCCGGCACCATCTGGATCATCGTCGGCGTGATCTTCGCGGGTGCCGTGCAGGACATGGTCGTGCTGTTCTTCTCCACCCGGCGCGACGGGAAGTCGCTCGGGCAGATGGCGCGCGAGGAGATCGGCCCGTTCGGCGGGGCCGCGGCGCTGCTCGCCACCTTCGCCATCATGATCATCCTGCTCGGGGTGCTCGCGCTCGTCATCGTCAACGCGCTCGCCGAGTCGCCGTGGGGCACCTTCTCCATCGCGATGACCATCCCGATCGCCCTGCTCATGGGCTTCTACCTGCGCGTACTGCGTCCGGGCCGGGTCAGTGAGGTCTCCCTCATCGGCATCGCCCTGCTGCTGCTCGCGCTGGTCTCCGGGCGCTGGGTCGCCGAGTCCTCGCTCGCGGACACCTTCACGCTGGCGCCTTCGACGCTGGTCATCTGGCTGGTGGCGTACGGCTTCATCGCCTCGATCCTGCCGGTGTGGATGCTGCTCGCGCCGCGCGACTACCTGTCGACGTTCATGAAGATCGGCACCATCGTGCTGCTCGCGCTCGGCGTGGTGATCACCCTGCCGACGCTGAAGATGGACCCGGTCACCGACTTCGCCTCGCGCGGCGACGGCCCGGTCTTCGCCGGATCGCTCTTCCCCTTCGTCTTCATCACCATCGCCTGCGGTGCCCTCTCCGGTTTCCACGCGCTGATCTCCTCGGGTACGACGCCGAAGATGATCCAGAAGGAGACGCAGGTCCGGATGATCGGCTACGGCTCCATGCTGATGGAGTCGGCCGTCGCGATCATGGCTCTCGTCGCGGCGAGCATCATCGACCCCGGCCTGTACTTCGCGATGAACGCACCGGCGGGCGTCATCGGCGACACCGTCCAGGAGGCGTCCAAGGCCGTCGCGGGCTTCGGGTACTCCATCTCACCGGCCGATCTGGCGCAGGCCGCCAAGAACGTCGAGGAGTCCTCGCTGCTCTCGCGCACGGGCGGCGCGCCCACCCTCGCGATCGGCGTCTCCGAGATCTTCTCGAAGGTCACCGGCGGCTCGATGCGGGCCTTCTGGTACCACTTCGCGATCATGTTTGAGGCGCTGTTCATCCTCACCGCGCTCGACGCGGGCACGCGCGTGGGCCGCTTCATGCTCCAGGACATGCTCGGCAACGTCTACAAGCCCTTCAGGAACGTGAGTTGGCGTCCCGGACTCGTCCTCACCAGCGCCGCGGTCACCGGCCTGTGGGGGTACTTCCTGTGGGTGGGCGTGCACGAGCCGCTCGGCGGGATCAACCAGCTCTTCCCGATCTTCGGCATCGCCAACCAGCTGCTCGCGGCCGTGGCACTCGCCGTCTGCACGACGCTCCTCGTGAAGTCCGGGCGCCTCAAGTGGGCCTGGATCACCGGGATTCCGCTGGTCTGGGACGCCACGGTCACGCTCACCGCGAGCTGGCAGAAGGTGTTCTCCAGCGATCCGCGCGTCGGCTTCTTCCAGCAGCGCTCGAACTACCAGGACGCGATCGACGCCGGAAAGGTCCTGCCGCCCGCCAAGACCATGGACGACATGCACACCGTGGTCACCAACTCCACGGTGGACGGCGTCCTTTCGGCCGCGCTCGCCCTGCTCATCGTCATCGTGATCGCCGACGCGGCCCGGATCTGCGTCAAGCACATCCGCGATCCCGCCGCCTCGCGCCTGAGCGAAGCGCCGTACGTGGAGTCGAAGTTGACGGCCCCCGCCGGACTGATCGCGACGCGCGAGGAGAAACGGGAGCTGATTCCATGA
- a CDS encoding CstA-like transporter-associated (seleno)protein, with product MTWLLRGARWMRWYVRELTDESAYERYVAHIRRDHPAATVPSRRTFERKRTDGQESDPRQGFRCC from the coding sequence ATGACGTGGCTGCTGCGCGGCGCGCGCTGGATGCGGTGGTACGTCCGTGAGCTGACCGACGAGTCGGCGTACGAACGGTACGTGGCCCATATTCGCAGGGACCATCCGGCCGCAACTGTCCCCAGCCGCCGCACTTTTGAGCGTAAGCGGACAGATGGCCAGGAGTCGGACCCCCGACAGGGGTTCCGCTGCTGCTGA
- a CDS encoding DUF3311 domain-containing protein, with product MSDAPEVSRPVVTPVRVVIALCLVAPFVAMLWVSSYAKIEPTFIGIPFFYWYQMLWVLISTLLTMIAYKLWQRDQRARKEGGRS from the coding sequence ATGTCAGATGCGCCTGAAGTGAGCCGACCGGTGGTCACACCGGTCCGGGTGGTCATCGCCCTCTGTCTCGTCGCGCCGTTCGTGGCGATGCTCTGGGTGAGTTCCTACGCGAAGATCGAACCGACCTTCATCGGCATCCCGTTCTTCTACTGGTACCAGATGCTGTGGGTGCTCATCTCCACGCTCCTGACGATGATCGCGTACAAGCTGTGGCAGCGTGACCAGCGCGCCCGTAAGGAAGGCGGGCGCTCATGA